One Thermoanaerobacter kivui genomic window, ATCCAGTTCTGTCAGTATTTCTTCGAAAACTACTCTTTTTTCTTTTGCTATATCTTCCTCTTTAAAAGCGGGATTAAAAACCATGTCAAACAGTATATCAATAGCTTTCTCTACATGAGTATTTAATACTTTTATATAAAAACAGGTACTTTCTTTTTCTGTAAATCCGTTTAGCTGACCTCCTATGCTGTCTGTTTCTTCTGCAATCTGCTTTGCACTCCTTAAATTTGACCCCTTAAAAACCATGTGTTCTATAAAATGAGATATGCCGTTAATATTTTTACTTTCGTACATAGAGCCAGCTTTTATCCACGTACCTATATAGACAGAGTGTACATGAGGAGTTTTATATGCTACAACATTAACACCTTCAATGGTCTTTTGTATGTACATTTTATCCTCCTTTGCAAACTAATTATTATTATAACACAAGTTAGCCGTTGTCTACAATTACTTCTGATACTTTGGTTATTTTATACCCCTTTTCTTTTAACTGTTTTATTATCTCTGGTAATGCTTCTACAGTATTTTTAGTAGGATGCATCAAAACAATAGCATCATTGTGATGTTTGCTCATAACCCTATGTACAATTGTCTCCGGGCTGGGATTGTTCCAATCTATAGTATCTAAACTCCATAAAATAACTTTATAGCCTTGCTGCTCTGCTACTTTCACTACTTCCTCATTAAAATCGCCATAAGGAGGGGCAAAAAGAGTAGGTTTAGTGCCAGTAATTTTTTCTAATAACTCTCCACACTTCCTTATGTCCTCTTCGTACTGTTGCCTGCTAAGACTAGTATATTTGACATGGGTATATCCATGGCTTCCTACTTCATGGCCTTTTTGAAAAATTTCTTTGATTACATCTGGATTTTTTTCAGCCCATTTTCCTTCAAAAAAAAATGTAATGTTAATGTCGTTGTCTTTAAAAATCTCTAACATTTTGGGTATGTATTCGTCTCCCCATGCTACATTGCAAGCAAAAGCAATCTTTTTTTCGTTTGTATTTCCCTTGTAGATAGGTTCATTTACATTGAAAGTAGAAACAGAACTAGTAATTATGTAAGCTAAAAATATAATTGCTAATATGGCTATAATTAGAGCAATCAAAAAAGACTTTTTTGGATATTTTATATAATATATTTTCATTATAACACCACCCGTTGATATTCTCACTTTAATTTTATTCAACCACGAAGCGAATATATTACTAAAAAATAAAAAACATAAACCGTGCAGTCGGTTTATGCCTTTATTTCTTTTTATCATCCTCTTCATCGGGCAGTGCATCTTTCCTTGAAAGGGTTATTCTTCCTTGTTTATCTATATCTGTAACTTTTACTAGTATATCATCGCCAACTTTTACTACATCTTCTACTCTTTGTACACGTTTTTTAGAAAGTTTGGAAATGTGTACAAGTCCTTCTTTACCTGGAGCAATCTCCACAAATGCCCCAAAAGAAGTTATCCTTAACACTTTGCCTAAATATATTCCTCCTACTTCTATATCCCTTGTTATAGCTTCAATCATTTGTTTTGCCCTTTCACCAGACTTTAAATCTGATGCAGTTATAAAAAGTCTTCCGTCTTCTTCGATATCGATTTTTACTCCTGTTTCTGCAATAATTTTACTTATAGTTTTGCCACCAGGACCGATGATTTCTCTGATTTTTTCAGGGTCAACAAGCATTCTTATTACTCGTGGAGCATAGATTGACAGCTCTTTTCTGGGTTCTTTTATGACTTCCAGCATTTTGTTGAGTATATAAAGTCTCCCTTTTCTTGCTTTTTCTAAAGCCATCTTTAAAATTTCTTTGTCGATCCCAGGTATCTTTATGTCCATTTGTATCGCTGTGATTCCTTTTTCTGTACCAGCCACTTTAAAATCCATGTCTCCAAGAAAATCTTCTATCCCCTGTATATCTGTAAGAACAGATACCACATCTCCTTCTTTGATAAGTCCCATTGCTACTCCTGCTACTGGTGCTTTTATGGGAACTCCTGCATCCATCAAAGCCAAGGTACTTCCACACACACTGGCTTGAGAAGTAGAACCGTTAGAACTTAAAACTTCCGACACCAACCTTATGGTGTAAGGAAACTCGTCCTCAGAAGGAATCATGGGTTCCAATGCTCTTTCAGCTAAAGCACCATGACCAATTTCTCTTCTACCTGGACCTCTTAAAGGCCTTACTTCTCCTACGCTGTAAGGCGGGAAATTGTAATGGTGCATATACCTTTTAGATTCTTCGTCTCCTAAACCATCGAGAATTTGAA contains:
- a CDS encoding polysaccharide deacetylase family protein, giving the protein MKIYYIKYPKKSFLIALIIAILAIIFLAYIITSSVSTFNVNEPIYKGNTNEKKIAFACNVAWGDEYIPKMLEIFKDNDINITFFFEGKWAEKNPDVIKEIFQKGHEVGSHGYTHVKYTSLSRQQYEEDIRKCGELLEKITGTKPTLFAPPYGDFNEEVVKVAEQQGYKVILWSLDTIDWNNPSPETIVHRVMSKHHNDAIVLMHPTKNTVEALPEIIKQLKEKGYKITKVSEVIVDNG